In Thiovulum sp. ES, one DNA window encodes the following:
- a CDS encoding Methyl-accepting chemotaxis protein with CACHE sensing domain Mcp5 (PFAM: Cache domain; HAMP domain; Methyl-accepting chemotaxis protein (MCP) signaling domain), which yields MKNKKITISTKILTIIAVSLISLSLFYFTQVYFGFEKIKDEVFYIFQDRLMESKRDALQVRVANAVDIIEMYAEKSSTENIIHEVEKELKSKSEILLSILNRTYKEKNGKIAKNEMKKLLKDIVRNSRYGNSGYFWINDNHPKMIMHPIKPQLDGRDITNIKDPNGKKLFIEMVETVKESESGFVHYQWSKPGFEEPQDKISYVALFKPFGWIIGTGIYVESVEEDMKRTALKTIESIRYGKDRSGYFWIHDKNGKMIMHPTKPQLVGEFINGMKDENGKLYFREMNDVVKRVGSGFVDYYWKRDNKSDTELKISYVEGFKKWGWIVGSGIYVDDVQENLDIITVAFSEKTMEILLSLVIVVSVILLLTLFVSRFAITKFIVNPIHNLSLTAKNLVDGDGDLTQKLPIKSNDEVAEASEYINGFLEKVRVIIENSKESSNKNINISKELREHSLKIKEQIVDERGKVLAVSEKSNRINQLISLNIVSLTSTQDKLLSARTLLENMKKNIFSMDNFVHENVKSESNIAERMKQLVEDIDDIKILVNEISSISSETDLLALNAGIEAARAGEKGKGFAVVAEKIRELAENTENNLQNINKQMKKIVENITTFSENIENSVSNVEKVSDISENVSIDIRKIVDLILSINSMAVSNVGSSKEVSNESIEMSHTLSLIAQLATENTKSVKNIEEETMNLNQNADLLNSELSKFKVN from the coding sequence GTGAAAAACAAAAAAATAACTATTTCTACAAAGATACTAACAATAATTGCTGTTTCGTTAATATCTTTAAGTCTTTTCTATTTTACGCAGGTATATTTTGGATTTGAAAAAATCAAAGATGAGGTATTTTATATATTTCAAGATAGATTAATGGAATCTAAAAGAGATGCACTCCAAGTTAGAGTTGCAAATGCGGTAGATATTATTGAAATGTATGCAGAAAAATCTTCAACAGAGAATATTATTCATGAAGTTGAGAAAGAGCTGAAAAGCAAAAGCGAAATTCTCCTAAGTATTCTTAACAGAACTTATAAAGAAAAAAATGGGAAAATTGCAAAAAATGAAATGAAAAAACTCCTTAAAGATATTGTTAGAAATTCTCGATACGGGAATTCTGGTTACTTTTGGATAAATGACAATCATCCAAAAATGATTATGCATCCAATTAAGCCACAGCTTGATGGCAGAGATATTACAAATATCAAAGACCCAAACGGAAAAAAACTATTTATTGAGATGGTTGAAACTGTAAAAGAGAGTGAGAGTGGTTTTGTTCATTATCAATGGAGCAAACCTGGATTTGAAGAACCGCAAGACAAAATTTCATATGTTGCCCTTTTTAAACCTTTTGGCTGGATTATTGGAACGGGAATTTATGTTGAATCTGTAGAAGAGGATATGAAGCGAACTGCATTAAAAACAATTGAATCGATTCGTTATGGTAAAGATAGAAGCGGTTATTTTTGGATTCACGACAAGAATGGGAAAATGATTATGCACCCAACCAAGCCACAACTTGTTGGAGAATTTATCAATGGAATGAAAGATGAAAACGGAAAACTCTATTTTAGAGAGATGAACGATGTTGTGAAAAGAGTCGGTTCTGGTTTTGTTGATTATTATTGGAAAAGAGATAATAAATCTGATACAGAATTAAAAATTTCATATGTAGAAGGTTTTAAAAAATGGGGCTGGATTGTTGGAAGTGGAATTTATGTTGATGATGTTCAGGAGAATTTAGACATTATTACAGTTGCATTTTCAGAAAAAACAATGGAAATTCTATTAAGTCTAGTGATAGTTGTTTCTGTAATTCTTTTATTAACTCTTTTTGTTTCTCGTTTTGCAATTACAAAATTTATTGTTAATCCAATTCATAATTTATCATTAACTGCAAAAAACCTTGTTGATGGTGATGGGGATTTAACACAAAAATTGCCAATAAAATCTAACGATGAGGTAGCCGAAGCAAGTGAATACATCAATGGTTTTCTGGAAAAAGTTAGAGTTATTATTGAGAACTCAAAAGAGAGCAGTAACAAAAACATAAATATATCAAAAGAGTTAAGAGAACATTCGCTAAAAATAAAAGAACAGATTGTTGATGAGAGAGGAAAAGTTCTTGCTGTTTCTGAAAAAAGCAACAGGATTAATCAATTGATAAGTCTAAATATTGTTTCTCTAACTTCAACTCAAGACAAGCTTTTAAGTGCAAGAACTCTTCTTGAAAATATGAAAAAAAATATTTTCAGTATGGATAATTTTGTTCATGAAAATGTGAAAAGCGAATCAAACATCGCAGAGAGAATGAAGCAGTTAGTCGAAGATATAGATGATATAAAAATTCTTGTAAATGAAATCTCTTCAATTTCAAGTGAAACAGATTTACTCGCATTAAATGCTGGAATTGAGGCGGCAAGAGCTGGAGAAAAAGGTAAAGGATTTGCAGTTGTTGCGGAAAAAATTCGAGAACTTGCTGAAAATACAGAGAATAATTTACAGAATATAAATAAACAGATGAAAAAAATAGTTGAAAACATAACAACATTCAGCGAAAATATTGAGAATTCAGTTAGCAATGTAGAAAAAGTTTCAGATATTTCTGAAAATGTCTCAATTGATATTAGAAAGATTGTTGATCTTATTCTCTCTATAAACTCAATGGCAGTTAGCAATGTTGGAAGTTCAAAAGAGGTTTCAAATGAGAGTATTGAAATGAGTCATACACTCAGTTTGATTGCTCAACTTGCGACAGAAAACACAAAGTCTGTAAAAAATATCGAAGAAGAGACAATGAATTTAAATCAAAATGCAGACTTGTTAAACAGCGAACTTTCAAAATTTAAAGTCAATTAA
- a CDS encoding Helix-turn-helix protein (PFAM: Helix-turn-helix) has product MENREENLVKKTCRELGITQKELAEKIGVKPESLNSSLSRGKISNQTKKSLEMLSEINNLSRIIESYNFIEDKILDIVKSKKKITNY; this is encoded by the coding sequence TTGGAAAACAGAGAAGAAAATTTAGTTAAAAAAACTTGCCGAGAACTTGGAATCACTCAAAAAGAATTAGCTGAAAAAATTGGTGTAAAACCAGAAAGTTTAAATTCATCCTTGAGTCGTGGAAAAATAAGCAATCAAACAAAAAAATCTCTGGAAATGCTATCAGAAATTAATAATCTTTCAAGAATTATTGAAAGTTACAATTTTATAGAGGATAAAATCTTAGACATTGTAAAAAGCAAGAAAAAAATTACAAATTATTGA
- a CDS encoding HNH endonuclease — translation MHKIDRKEKPIFQKYSEESVKTALKIDFKKKCYLCEEVTRHFEVEHFYPQKDFPHLQNDYENLFYSCQKCNKIKPKTINTSSEDEVLNSCDIAVENLISLKYNSKKCHVEILATSQKPDQKTINTVKLLKRIYNGENSKSSSCEDLKDDIGEKVENFYKVIDEYHRTKLKRVALKKIKEELEIDKSYSTFKLWIIRNDKKLKEVIA, via the coding sequence ATGCACAAAATTGATAGAAAAGAGAAACCTATTTTTCAGAAATACAGTGAAGAGAGTGTTAAAACTGCTCTAAAAATTGACTTTAAGAAAAAATGCTATCTTTGTGAAGAGGTAACACGACATTTTGAAGTTGAACATTTCTATCCACAAAAAGATTTTCCACATCTCCAAAATGATTACGAAAATCTATTTTATAGTTGTCAAAAGTGCAATAAAATTAAGCCCAAAACTATAAATACAAGTTCAGAAGATGAAGTTTTAAACTCTTGTGATATTGCTGTTGAAAATCTAATTTCTCTAAAATATAACTCAAAAAAATGTCATGTAGAGATTTTAGCAACTTCTCAAAAACCAGATCAAAAAACAATAAATACAGTTAAATTACTTAAGAGAATTTATAACGGTGAAAACTCAAAAAGTAGTTCCTGTGAAGATTTAAAAGATGATATTGGTGAAAAAGTAGAGAATTTTTATAAAGTTATTGACGAATATCACAGAACAAAACTAAAAAGAGTTGCTTTGAAAAAGATTAAAGAAGAGTTAGAGATTGATAAGTCATATTCAACTTTTAAACTTTGGATTATCCGAAATGACAAAAAATTAAAAGAAGTAATTGCATGA
- a CDS encoding thioredoxin-like protein (PFAM: NifU-like domain), whose translation MIPFSDEELRPVVKDLVEKIRPKLALDGGDIQFLDVLNSKVFVQLLGACVGCSSSGDTLKYGVERDIRMHIHPELEVVNVPFGMENQLDKL comes from the coding sequence TTGATACCATTTAGTGATGAAGAGTTAAGACCAGTAGTAAAAGATTTGGTTGAAAAAATTAGACCTAAATTAGCTCTTGACGGCGGAGATATACAATTTTTAGATGTTTTAAATTCTAAAGTTTTTGTTCAACTTCTGGGTGCTTGTGTTGGTTGTTCAAGTAGTGGCGACACATTGAAATATGGAGTTGAACGAGATATTAGAATGCATATTCACCCTGAACTAGAAGTTGTAAATGTTCCTTTTGGAATGGAGAATCAATTAGACAAACTTTAA
- a CDS encoding thiamine monophosphate synthase (PFAM: Thiamine monophosphate synthase/TENI) has product MKRYAISDPKYFGRSKESFEKALENLKNFDYILYRDKENLNYKKSARIFSDILKKKGVEKYLIHGDIFLAKELDAFGVHLTSTQFEEIELSKENSLFTVISCHSFKDIERAKKLGADAVTYSPIFETPNKGKSKGVEKLKEAVKLFHNIKIFALGGIISGKEVSKLGDIEGIYGFSSIRFFL; this is encoded by the coding sequence TTGAAAAGATACGCAATTAGTGATCCAAAATATTTTGGCAGGTCAAAAGAGAGTTTTGAAAAAGCTTTAGAAAATCTTAAAAATTTTGACTACATTCTTTATAGGGATAAAGAGAACTTAAATTATAAAAAATCTGCTAGAATTTTTTCGGATATTTTAAAGAAAAAAGGTGTTGAAAAATATCTGATTCATGGAGATATTTTTTTGGCTAAAGAGTTGGATGCTTTTGGGGTTCATTTGACTTCAACTCAGTTTGAAGAGATAGAGCTTTCAAAAGAGAATTCTCTTTTTACCGTAATAAGTTGCCACTCTTTTAAAGATATTGAACGAGCTAAAAAGCTGGGAGCAGATGCAGTTACATACAGCCCAATTTTCGAGACTCCAAATAAGGGAAAGTCAAAAGGTGTTGAAAAATTGAAAGAGGCTGTTAAGCTATTTCATAATATAAAAATATTTGCACTTGGCGGGATTATTTCAGGAAAAGAAGTCTCTAAGCTCGGTGATATAGAGGGTATTTACGGTTTCTCTTCAATTAGATTTTTTCTCTAA
- a CDS encoding adenine specific DNA methylase Mod (PFAM: DNA methylase): MANLNWVGKDEIKTHHQKVEYQTIDCKEVIGDSESENLIIEGDNLLALKSLVPYYSNSIKMIYIDPPYNTGNTSWVYNDNVSSETIKKWLGKSVNAEDLNRSDKWLNMMYPRLKLLHKLLKEDGVIFISIDDNEVANLRLLMNEIFGKNNFVGQFVWRKRTGSNDALANLSIDHEYILVYGKENFENFQGEKKDFENYKNPDNDPRGEWITDNLTCNKTATERPNLNYPITDPKTGNTYQANKNRVWVYSKERMEKYILEGKILFPKKENGTPMYKRHKSEVRSQFKPISSLLGDFLNTEATKELKNIFKKQVFDYSKSSNLIKFLVLQATNPNSNDIILDSFAGSGTTAQAVLEMNQQDNGNRKFILIEMEKHIAKPITAERVKRVINGYSFKGKEKTELFTKKLTSSQILNSKTMIKIADEVAEIEKNKKDNFTKIEKKFENNTITLNGITEIDEFKNGIGGGYKFCQLGENLLDEFGELNLNLSFSVIAKHLYFLEFKQPLKNPPKRGNFVGEFRGNFLYFFGDKKFTFSDLSSILLTLNDYEKIIVYTIAKEISPEIEQEYNLVVRKL; this comes from the coding sequence TTGGCAAATTTGAATTGGGTTGGAAAAGATGAGATCAAAACTCATCACCAAAAAGTTGAGTATCAAACAATTGATTGCAAAGAGGTTATTGGAGATTCTGAAAGCGAAAACTTAATTATCGAGGGAGATAATTTGTTAGCTTTGAAATCTTTAGTCCCCTATTATTCAAATTCTATAAAAATGATTTACATCGATCCGCCATACAATACGGGAAATACAAGTTGGGTTTATAACGATAATGTTAGTAGTGAAACAATCAAAAAATGGCTAGGAAAAAGTGTAAATGCTGAAGATTTAAATCGTTCCGACAAATGGTTAAATATGATGTATCCACGACTGAAACTGCTTCACAAACTTTTAAAAGAGGACGGAGTTATTTTTATCTCAATTGATGATAATGAAGTTGCAAATTTACGACTTTTAATGAATGAGATTTTTGGAAAAAATAATTTTGTTGGTCAATTTGTTTGGAGAAAAAGAACTGGTTCAAACGATGCACTTGCAAATTTATCGATAGATCATGAATATATTTTAGTTTATGGAAAAGAAAATTTTGAAAATTTCCAAGGTGAAAAAAAAGATTTTGAAAATTATAAAAATCCAGATAATGATCCTCGTGGAGAATGGATAACTGATAACTTAACTTGTAATAAAACAGCAACAGAAAGACCAAATTTAAATTACCCAATTACTGATCCAAAAACTGGAAATACTTATCAAGCAAATAAAAATAGGGTTTGGGTTTATTCAAAAGAGCGAATGGAAAAATATATTTTAGAGGGGAAAATACTCTTTCCAAAAAAAGAGAATGGAACTCCAATGTATAAAAGACATAAATCAGAGGTTCGTTCTCAATTTAAACCTATTAGTTCGCTTTTAGGAGATTTTCTAAATACAGAAGCAACAAAAGAGCTAAAAAATATATTTAAAAAGCAGGTTTTTGATTATTCTAAAAGTTCTAATTTAATTAAATTTTTAGTTTTACAAGCAACAAATCCAAACTCAAATGATATTATTTTGGACTCTTTCGCTGGTTCAGGAACAACTGCACAAGCTGTTTTAGAAATGAATCAGCAAGATAACGGTAACCGAAAATTTATTCTCATTGAAATGGAAAAACATATCGCAAAGCCAATTACTGCTGAACGAGTGAAACGAGTAATAAATGGATATTCGTTTAAGGGAAAAGAGAAAACTGAACTTTTCACAAAAAAACTGACCTCATCGCAAATTCTCAACTCAAAAACCATGATAAAAATTGCCGATGAGGTCGCAGAAATTGAGAAAAACAAAAAAGATAATTTCACAAAAATCGAAAAAAAGTTTGAAAACAATACAATTACTCTCAACGGAATAACTGAAATAGATGAGTTCAAAAATGGAATTGGTGGAGGTTACAAATTTTGCCAACTTGGTGAAAATCTTCTTGATGAGTTTGGTGAGCTAAATCTAAATTTGTCTTTTTCCGTAATTGCAAAACATTTGTATTTTCTTGAATTCAAACAACCTCTCAAAAATCCTCCAAAACGGGGTAATTTTGTTGGTGAATTTCGTGGAAATTTCCTATACTTTTTTGGTGATAAGAAATTCACTTTTTCAGATTTGAGTTCAATTCTTCTCACTCTAAACGATTACGAAAAAATCATCGTCTATACAATTGCTAAGGAGATTTCTCCAGAAATTGAACAGGAATATAATCTTGTTGTCCGAAAACTTTAA
- a CDS encoding Methyl-accepting chemotaxis protein with nitrate/nitrite sensing domain Mcp6 (PFAM: Nitrate and nitrite sensing; Methyl-accepting chemotaxis protein (MCP) signaling domain), which translates to MISIKQKLYVVFAFTILWGVMNAVKEFNSIYEKNEYLEKLETITLLSSDISLAMDELQKERGISSGYISSRGQEFVQELSKQREHTDTQLKRLKLAIESVDLSIYPEELSDKVEIFKRGLKSLYNIRNKVEQVGISIDEVVSFYTHLDVSLLNIISISSKVSDNAVISKTLSAYYNFLQIKENAAVEKVVMRAVFKDDKFTKANYKRFVSLVANQESFINSFLAIADQDSIDFYNVSIDTNPNVLQVRKIRDTVFDKQEKGKFGVSISEWDEAIDAKITLLKDIDSYLYEMSVYKLEELKSQTVDDAIPSLLIDISLSIFVSLLIFFLARNIIFSLKVGEKQIQSLTSSKDLSGEVEAYNDDEVGHIIESVNKLINEFKYSVAKSSIIGHSTFDSSMKIRENAKNLSVNINTETASIEAISELTNDIGVSLDIIEEMAVTTTEDLAYTKNVLDKLSKQLNMVVTLIQEGGATQSDLRHKVDSLTEQATEIKNVLTIIGDIADQTNLLALNAAIEASRAGEHGKGFAVVADEIRKLAERTQKSLAEISSTTNIITQSIVEISAETDQNAEENKKISENTSVLIEDTVESGGRLKKTLRVSRQLVSKNTYVATKIRELIDIIEEVSILSRENKHVAQNSSDVASRLAQDSENLHKELNRFTI; encoded by the coding sequence ATGATTTCCATCAAACAGAAGTTATATGTAGTTTTTGCCTTTACTATACTTTGGGGGGTGATGAATGCAGTTAAAGAGTTTAACTCTATCTATGAAAAGAATGAGTATCTTGAGAAGTTAGAGACGATTACACTGTTGTCTTCAGACATTAGTCTAGCAATGGATGAGTTACAGAAGGAACGAGGAATAAGCTCTGGATATATTAGTTCAAGAGGACAAGAGTTTGTGCAGGAGTTGTCAAAACAGAGAGAACACACGGATACTCAATTAAAAAGATTAAAATTAGCAATTGAGAGTGTTGATTTATCAATTTATCCAGAAGAGTTATCAGACAAAGTTGAGATTTTTAAAAGAGGTTTAAAGAGTCTGTATAACATTAGAAATAAAGTAGAACAAGTTGGTATATCAATTGATGAGGTTGTTAGTTTTTACACTCATTTAGATGTATCTTTACTAAATATTATTTCAATATCATCAAAAGTGAGTGATAATGCTGTTATTTCAAAGACACTTTCAGCTTATTACAATTTTTTACAGATAAAAGAGAACGCAGCAGTTGAAAAAGTTGTTATGAGAGCAGTTTTTAAAGATGACAAATTTACAAAAGCAAATTATAAAAGATTTGTTTCACTTGTAGCAAATCAAGAATCTTTTATAAACTCTTTTCTAGCAATTGCGGATCAAGATTCAATTGACTTTTACAATGTTTCAATTGACACAAATCCAAATGTTTTACAAGTTAGAAAAATCAGAGATACAGTTTTTGACAAACAAGAAAAAGGTAAATTTGGTGTTTCTATATCTGAATGGGATGAGGCGATTGATGCAAAAATTACACTTTTAAAAGACATAGATAGTTATCTTTATGAGATGAGTGTTTATAAACTTGAGGAATTAAAAAGCCAAACAGTTGATGATGCGATTCCAAGTCTTTTAATTGATATTTCACTTTCAATTTTTGTATCACTACTTATTTTCTTTCTTGCTAGAAATATTATTTTCTCACTCAAAGTTGGTGAAAAACAGATTCAATCACTTACATCTTCTAAAGACCTTTCTGGAGAAGTCGAAGCATATAATGATGATGAGGTCGGACACATTATTGAGAGTGTAAATAAACTTATTAATGAATTCAAATATAGTGTTGCAAAATCATCAATTATTGGGCACTCAACTTTTGATAGCAGTATGAAAATTAGAGAAAATGCTAAAAATCTTTCTGTGAATATCAACACTGAAACTGCCAGTATTGAAGCAATTTCCGAATTAACAAATGATATTGGTGTTTCTCTTGATATTATTGAAGAGATGGCTGTTACAACAACTGAAGATTTAGCTTATACAAAAAATGTTCTTGACAAATTATCAAAACAGTTAAATATGGTTGTTACTCTTATTCAAGAGGGTGGAGCAACTCAAAGCGATCTTCGACACAAAGTTGATTCACTTACTGAACAAGCGACAGAAATTAAAAATGTTCTTACAATTATTGGAGACATTGCAGACCAAACAAATCTTCTTGCGCTTAATGCTGCTATTGAGGCATCTCGAGCTGGTGAGCATGGTAAAGGTTTTGCGGTTGTTGCTGATGAAATCCGAAAACTTGCTGAAAGAACTCAGAAATCTCTTGCTGAAATCTCTTCTACTACGAATATTATTACTCAAAGTATTGTTGAAATTTCTGCTGAAACAGATCAAAATGCTGAAGAGAACAAGAAAATTTCAGAAAATACTTCTGTTCTTATTGAAGATACAGTTGAATCTGGTGGAAGACTCAAGAAGACTCTTCGGGTTTCAAGACAACTTGTTTCTAAAAATACTTATGTTGCAACGAAAATTCGGGAACTTATTGACATTATTGAAGAAGTTTCTATTCTTTCAAGAGAAAATAAACATGTTGCACAAAACTCTAGCGATGTAGCAAGTAGATTGGCTCAAGATTCTGAAAACTTACACAAAGAATTAAACAGATTTACAATTTAA
- a CDS encoding putative ATP-binding protein involved in virulence — translation MKNFITDLTIKNVRGIQNLHIPLSKTDKKHLLITGKNGSGKTTTLIELNNSLNGLISGSFAQFIENKQKHILKFQKQIKDYKKQKENLTDPMQLKNIEKWISDLQNNILYSKRAIENWQEQVEEFSNLDLNFNQTEVYNEISNGSFILAFFQAQRMNKPTVPKSIENVNLPKKNQTATTLHMQFIKFLVRLRNTMLNEQFDGDKNRAKKIKEWFDSFENTLKDMFGHKDLKLKYFNDTLNFKINYEDKEFALNELSDGYSSLLAIVTEIILRMEAHGVKAYDMEGIILIDEIETHLHIELQKKVFPFLTKLFPNIQFIVTTHSPFVLHSMPDSVICDLERREITSGDRFKNSSYSHIVKNYFEVDSEFSQILLNDIEKFENLVNQFENGEVSEEAEEELLEMDIKLNKISPMLSDEVYLRFKNAQEKILDK, via the coding sequence ATGAAAAATTTTATTACAGACTTAACTATTAAAAATGTTCGTGGAATTCAAAACTTACATATTCCTTTAAGTAAAACAGACAAAAAACATCTCCTAATTACTGGAAAAAATGGAAGTGGTAAAACCACAACTTTAATAGAACTTAATAATAGTTTAAATGGTCTAATTAGTGGTAGTTTTGCACAATTTATAGAAAATAAGCAAAAGCATATTTTAAAATTTCAAAAACAAATTAAAGATTATAAAAAGCAAAAAGAGAATTTAACTGATCCAATGCAACTAAAAAATATTGAAAAATGGATATCGGATCTTCAAAATAATATTTTGTATTCTAAAAGAGCTATTGAAAATTGGCAAGAACAGGTAGAAGAATTTTCAAACTTAGATTTAAATTTCAATCAAACCGAAGTTTATAATGAAATTTCAAATGGTTCTTTTATTCTTGCTTTTTTTCAAGCTCAACGAATGAATAAACCAACTGTTCCAAAAAGTATTGAAAATGTAAATCTTCCTAAAAAGAACCAGACAGCTACAACTTTACATATGCAGTTTATAAAATTTCTTGTTCGTCTCCGAAATACAATGTTAAATGAACAGTTCGATGGAGATAAAAATAGAGCCAAAAAGATAAAAGAGTGGTTCGATAGTTTTGAAAATACTTTAAAAGATATGTTTGGACATAAAGATTTAAAACTCAAATATTTTAATGATACTTTAAACTTTAAGATAAATTATGAAGATAAAGAGTTTGCATTAAATGAACTCTCTGATGGATACTCTTCTCTTTTGGCAATCGTAACAGAGATAATTTTAAGAATGGAGGCACATGGAGTAAAAGCTTATGATATGGAGGGAATTATTTTAATTGATGAAATTGAGACACATCTTCATATTGAGTTGCAGAAAAAAGTTTTTCCATTTTTAACAAAACTATTTCCAAATATTCAATTTATTGTTACAACTCATTCACCTTTTGTTCTTCACTCAATGCCTGATTCTGTAATTTGTGATTTAGAGAGAAGAGAAATTACAAGTGGAGATAGATTTAAAAATAGTTCATATTCTCACATTGTAAAAAACTACTTTGAAGTTGATAGTGAATTTTCTCAAATTCTCCTAAACGACATTGAGAAATTTGAAAATTTGGTAAATCAATTTGAAAATGGTGAGGTTTCAGAAGAAGCAGAAGAGGAACTTTTAGAAATGGATATTAAACTCAATAAAATTTCTCCTATGCTCTCCGATGAGGTCTATCTACGATTTAAAAATGCACAAGAAAAAATTTTGGATAAATAA
- a CDS encoding Phage regulatory protein Rha (Phage_pRha) (PFAM: Phage regulatory protein Rha (Phage_pRha)) has protein sequence MNQNSNTNLIEIIDNELRISHRIIAKQTENKEETISRLIRNYHEKLELFGQVGFKIQTVKNSAGAINEQKTFYLNEQQATLLLTFMRNNEIVIIFKVNLVSEFFNMREILAKQNFDLQKIRERAELLEILEKEFGILREFFTNLESREKKN, from the coding sequence ATGAACCAAAATTCTAACACAAACCTTATTGAAATTATTGATAATGAATTAAGAATTTCACACAGAATAATCGCCAAACAGACAGAAAATAAAGAAGAAACTATTTCTCGTTTAATCCGAAATTATCATGAAAAATTAGAACTTTTCGGACAGGTCGGATTTAAAATCCAGACTGTGAAAAATTCGGCAGGTGCGATAAATGAGCAGAAAACTTTTTATCTTAATGAACAACAAGCAACTCTGCTTTTAACTTTTATGAGAAACAATGAGATTGTTATTATTTTTAAAGTTAATTTAGTTAGTGAATTTTTTAATATGAGAGAAATTTTAGCTAAACAAAATTTTGACTTGCAAAAAATCCGTGAAAGAGCTGAACTTTTAGAAATTTTAGAAAAGGAATTTGGTATTTTGAGAGAGTTTTTTACAAACTTGGAATCGAGAGAAAAGAAGAATTAG